A stretch of Caldanaerobius polysaccharolyticus DSM 13641 DNA encodes these proteins:
- the cas10 gene encoding type III-A CRISPR-associated protein Cas10/Csm1 yields the protein MGLIHKNFTEEERNLFLASILHDIGKYWQRTGDNKVNEKVKKVYREIYREEGAYSPRHQEWGAYFCETYVKINEVTSAVRNHHRPISKMDYIIAIADKLSAVERDNKRLDDEEDAKQLISIFSDIKLDGLGAEGAYYKKLVPLSEFVMPTPEIDINVSYSYKQLWDRFIEDFVKIKNFSDPIELLKFYHVLEEYTFNVPSAYYYSRPDISLWAHLKTTAAIAFCLFRELEGSSERVYERIHSKIITQSIFEDGEGDLFCLVKGDISGIQDFVYDTEMDGATKSLRGKSFYISYLMDLVAKYILINEKMPICNMIYSGGGHFYLLMPAKFIDKIDYYQEVLDQILFNAHGLRLSILIDAVPVSIEDLIKNFSDKLDEVGIKINEKKERKYFSLIFNNNFKFFEPYEDNGDICPHCGRPLISDRCDFCFSFEKLGESLIKGNYIVEQIIKPLESSIRTYDDVFKALGFRIEISREPRDGFCYAYKKGVFKFRNCCGYIRIPSEMKEEGGKIINFDEVSDRSKGYKTWGIIRGDVDNLGRIFYEGLGENKSIARVSTLSSELSLFFGSYLESLLKDEFECCSAIYAGGDDFFFIGPWDRLPYLAYTIREKFTEFTGHNSAITISMSIDISPDRKFPLYKVALICGEHLENAKMYIRNGKQKDCLSFAGYNVGWEEFEKLNRVKSMFVNALEKGVSRMMLNIIYKAEEQERTAEKYGEMFKSWWLIYHIARLDERYKNTKDIINNIKDALLEKGNLLYKHTYLACRWAEMETRNE from the coding sequence TTGGGATTAATTCACAAAAATTTTACTGAAGAAGAGAGAAACTTGTTCTTGGCTTCTATTCTTCATGATATAGGAAAATACTGGCAGAGAACAGGAGATAATAAAGTTAATGAAAAAGTAAAGAAAGTATATAGAGAAATTTATAGAGAAGAAGGGGCTTATAGTCCAAGGCATCAAGAGTGGGGAGCATATTTTTGCGAGACGTATGTAAAAATAAATGAAGTAACTTCAGCTGTTAGGAATCATCATAGACCGATATCAAAAATGGATTATATTATTGCTATTGCAGATAAACTCTCGGCAGTTGAAAGGGATAATAAGAGGTTAGATGATGAAGAAGATGCAAAACAGCTTATTTCGATTTTTTCCGATATAAAATTAGATGGTTTAGGGGCAGAGGGTGCATATTATAAAAAATTAGTACCTTTGTCTGAATTTGTTATGCCTACTCCTGAAATAGACATAAATGTTTCATATAGTTATAAACAATTATGGGATAGATTCATAGAGGATTTTGTCAAGATTAAGAATTTTTCGGATCCGATAGAATTATTAAAGTTTTATCATGTTTTAGAAGAGTATACGTTTAATGTACCTTCAGCCTATTATTATTCAAGGCCTGATATTTCTCTTTGGGCTCATTTAAAGACTACTGCAGCAATTGCATTTTGTCTTTTTAGAGAGTTAGAGGGAAGTAGTGAAAGAGTATATGAGAGAATACATAGTAAGATAATTACACAATCCATTTTTGAAGATGGAGAAGGGGATCTATTTTGTCTTGTAAAAGGGGATATTTCGGGAATTCAGGATTTTGTATACGATACAGAAATGGATGGTGCAACGAAATCCTTAAGGGGTAAATCTTTTTATATATCATATTTAATGGATTTAGTAGCTAAGTATATTTTGATCAATGAAAAGATGCCAATTTGCAATATGATTTATTCTGGCGGAGGGCATTTTTATTTATTGATGCCTGCAAAATTTATAGACAAAATAGATTATTATCAAGAGGTTTTGGATCAGATACTTTTTAATGCCCATGGTCTAAGGCTCTCTATTTTAATCGATGCTGTTCCTGTAAGCATAGAAGACTTAATTAAAAATTTTTCAGATAAGCTAGATGAAGTTGGTATTAAAATAAATGAAAAAAAAGAGAGGAAGTATTTCAGTTTGATATTCAATAATAATTTTAAGTTTTTTGAACCTTATGAAGATAATGGAGATATATGCCCACATTGTGGTAGACCTTTAATTAGTGATAGATGTGATTTTTGCTTTAGTTTCGAAAAGCTTGGTGAGTCTTTGATTAAAGGTAATTATATAGTAGAGCAAATAATTAAACCTTTGGAATCCAGTATAAGAACCTATGATGATGTGTTTAAAGCATTAGGATTTAGAATTGAAATCTCGAGAGAACCCAGAGATGGATTTTGCTATGCTTATAAGAAAGGTGTATTTAAATTTAGAAATTGCTGCGGGTATATAAGGATACCTTCAGAAATGAAAGAAGAAGGTGGGAAAATAATAAATTTTGACGAGGTATCTGATAGGTCTAAAGGATATAAAACATGGGGGATTATAAGAGGTGATGTTGACAACCTTGGAAGGATATTCTATGAAGGGCTTGGAGAAAACAAGTCTATAGCTAGAGTATCAACATTATCATCAGAGCTTTCATTATTTTTCGGTTCTTATTTAGAGAGTTTGCTTAAGGATGAATTTGAATGTTGCTCAGCCATTTATGCTGGTGGTGATGACTTTTTCTTTATTGGTCCTTGGGACAGGCTACCTTATTTAGCATATACTATAAGAGAGAAGTTCACAGAGTTTACAGGGCATAATAGTGCAATAACTATTTCAATGTCTATAGATATTTCACCAGATCGGAAATTTCCACTTTACAAAGTAGCATTAATTTGTGGGGAACATTTGGAAAATGCGAAAATGTATATAAGAAATGGTAAACAAAAGGATTGCCTATCTTTTGCAGGCTACAACGTGGGATGGGAAGAATTCGAAAAACTAAACAGAGTGAAATCTATGTTTGTTAACGCTCTTGAAAAAGGTGTATCACGAATGATGTTAAATATTATTTATAAAGCTGAGGAACAAGAAAGAACAGCTGAAAAATATGGAGAGATGTTTAAATCATGGTGGTTGATTTATCACATTGCTCGATTAGATGAAAGGTATAAAAACACAAAAGATATTATAAATAACATTAAGGATGCATTACTGGAAAAAGGAAATTTACTTTATAAACATACTTATCTTGCGTGCCGTTGGGCAGAAATGGAGACAAGAAATGAATAA
- the csx20 gene encoding CRISPR-associated protein Csx20 yields the protein MIKFFSFLGTNRYIPCNYYLGDARAENDSYVQLALLKVLHIKGVVPSKVIVFTTKKAVEQNWVQNAYDKTLPGLYEALCNLDFIPGTVNNLVIPEGNNEKELWALFDIIMGEIDEGDEIIFDITHSFRFLPMLAFIVLNYGRVVKKAQIKAVYYGAFETLGSTRDVEMMPIEKRNAPIFDLTPFIDVFDWTLGVDRYLNTGDVSIIHNLTQAGVKGINSEISAMDVKDKKVMFRNVSQLKILAENMKKFSDVVFTCRGKELDKTALELKKTIDTVLESAVYTYLKPLSPVLNMLNSKFGKFGENNYANLLNICEWCLDNRMYQQGLTLLEEGIVSYLCNKNELNQNEQSHRDIISACSAVLHGKKLKQEYEKDRHIIDSIIQNSKNHALLKLLYSIASVRNDINHAGWRNNPGSPSIFEKQLRDFIDKARSIQHDNSESVCVKPRRMLLIISHSITPEQEKEARTQLGIDEFVMLEPNLLERWSNIPPDVHLLYDHLEGLFKWIDKNACDGDYVLVQGDYGATFMVVDYCMARGIKPVYATTQRKVKEEISGDSIIATREFRHVMFREYRRHGQLI from the coding sequence ATGATAAAGTTTTTTTCTTTTTTAGGAACTAACAGATATATCCCATGTAATTACTATCTGGGAGATGCTAGAGCAGAAAACGACAGTTATGTCCAACTAGCTCTGTTGAAAGTACTTCATATTAAAGGTGTTGTGCCTTCCAAAGTGATTGTATTTACAACGAAAAAGGCCGTTGAACAAAACTGGGTACAAAATGCGTATGACAAAACCCTCCCTGGGCTTTACGAAGCGTTATGTAATCTTGATTTTATACCAGGAACAGTTAATAATTTAGTAATTCCTGAAGGTAACAATGAAAAAGAACTATGGGCGTTATTTGATATAATAATGGGAGAAATAGACGAAGGAGATGAAATAATATTTGATATAACTCATTCGTTTAGGTTTCTTCCTATGCTAGCTTTTATAGTTTTAAATTATGGACGAGTTGTTAAGAAAGCTCAGATTAAAGCCGTTTATTATGGAGCATTTGAAACATTGGGTTCAACCAGAGATGTTGAAATGATGCCTATAGAAAAAAGGAACGCACCGATTTTCGATTTGACCCCTTTTATAGATGTTTTTGATTGGACTTTAGGAGTAGACAGATATTTGAATACAGGTGATGTATCGATTATACATAATTTAACTCAAGCTGGTGTAAAAGGAATAAATAGCGAAATTTCTGCTATGGATGTTAAAGATAAAAAAGTAATGTTTAGAAATGTAAGTCAATTAAAAATACTGGCTGAAAATATGAAGAAGTTTAGTGATGTTGTATTTACGTGTAGAGGGAAAGAATTGGATAAAACAGCTTTAGAGTTAAAGAAAACTATAGATACCGTGCTTGAAAGTGCCGTTTATACATATCTTAAACCTTTGTCTCCTGTACTAAACATGTTAAATAGTAAATTTGGCAAATTTGGAGAAAATAATTATGCTAATTTACTAAATATTTGCGAATGGTGTTTAGATAATAGAATGTATCAACAAGGTTTAACCTTATTAGAAGAAGGAATTGTAAGTTATCTTTGCAATAAAAACGAGTTAAACCAAAATGAACAATCTCATAGAGATATTATAAGCGCATGTAGTGCGGTGCTTCACGGAAAAAAGTTAAAGCAAGAGTATGAAAAGGATAGACATATTATAGATTCTATAATCCAGAATTCCAAGAACCATGCTTTGTTAAAATTGCTTTATTCAATTGCTTCTGTCAGAAATGATATTAATCATGCAGGGTGGAGAAATAATCCAGGGAGTCCGAGTATTTTTGAAAAACAGCTAAGAGATTTTATAGACAAGGCTCGTTCTATTCAACATGATAATAGTGAATCCGTTTGTGTTAAGCCTAGGCGTATGCTTCTTATAATTTCACATTCCATTACTCCAGAACAGGAGAAAGAAGCAAGGACACAATTAGGGATTGATGAGTTTGTGATGCTAGAACCAAATCTTTTAGAGAGATGGTCTAATATACCGCCTGATGTTCATTTACTGTATGATCATTTGGAAGGCCTATTTAAGTGGATTGATAAAAATGCATGTGATGGAGATTATGTTCTGGTTCAAGGCGATTACGGGGCTACGTTTATGGTCGTAGATTATTGTATGGCCAGGGGGATAAAACCTGTTTATGCTACTACCCAGAGAAAGGTTAAAGAAGAAATATCAGGAGATAGCATTATTGCTACTAGGGAGTTTAGACATGTTATGTTCAGAGAATATAGACGACATGGTCAGTTAATTTGA
- the csm4 gene encoding type III-A CRISPR-associated RAMP protein Csm4 has translation MKSYRVKLKFKGPVHFGYKEKMDNVTEYIVHSDTLFSGILNCYSLLYGKKRTDEIVERVLCEDLPFKLSSAFLYIDEEYLIPKPINLDLSAVVGDFKKAKKIRYVPLDYSYKQAKSEVYIKGPIMITKNYDRIFSIDERPRVTLDRIEHSSEIYYLSSCTFGENVGLWFYLDVYDTGIEKEIQAAIRLLGDEGLGGERTYGFGLFCVDFCEEKDNFDLESDQYLLLSLFLPSEDDDLKDGLISYELTERGGYVYSPFSSNLKKKKVRMFLEGSVFKKKYNGKIADVTPDNFNTHKVLRYGIPYWKPILLSGQRG, from the coding sequence ATGAAGTCATACAGAGTAAAATTGAAATTTAAAGGACCTGTCCACTTTGGGTACAAGGAGAAGATGGATAATGTGACTGAATACATAGTTCATTCAGATACACTCTTTAGCGGTATCTTGAACTGTTATTCGCTCTTATATGGCAAGAAAAGGACAGATGAAATCGTAGAGAGAGTTTTATGTGAAGATCTGCCCTTTAAGTTATCATCCGCTTTTTTATATATAGATGAAGAGTATTTAATTCCTAAACCGATTAATTTGGATTTATCTGCTGTAGTAGGAGATTTTAAGAAAGCTAAAAAAATTAGGTACGTGCCGTTAGATTATAGCTATAAACAAGCCAAAAGTGAGGTTTACATAAAAGGACCTATAATGATAACCAAGAACTATGATAGGATTTTCAGCATTGATGAAAGGCCCAGGGTGACATTGGATAGAATTGAGCACAGTAGCGAGATTTATTATTTAAGTAGTTGTACGTTTGGTGAAAATGTAGGATTATGGTTTTATCTAGACGTTTATGACACAGGTATAGAAAAAGAAATACAGGCAGCAATCAGATTGCTGGGGGACGAAGGATTAGGGGGCGAAAGAACATATGGATTCGGTTTATTTTGTGTAGATTTCTGCGAAGAAAAAGATAATTTTGATTTGGAGTCTGATCAATATCTCCTTCTGTCTTTGTTTCTTCCGTCCGAAGATGATGATTTAAAAGACGGTTTAATAAGCTATGAGCTTACTGAAAGAGGAGGTTATGTATACTCTCCTTTTAGTTCAAACCTGAAGAAGAAAAAGGTAAGGATGTTTTTGGAAGGCAGTGTATTTAAGAAAAAATATAATGGTAAAATTGCTGATGTAACACCAGATAATTTTAATACGCATAAAGTTTTAAGATATGGTATTCCATATTGGAAGCCTATTTTACTTTCTGGTCAGAGGGGTTGA
- the cas6 gene encoding CRISPR-associated endoribonuclease Cas6, whose amino-acid sequence MSVVKLRLEFHLNDNFFFDRGYKQILSDYYYEIIGNRLFVFSDIIPQKKKNSDDGFWAIEKAAFDFSTVPTEKLLNVAMNTMKKPIQFKYGSLEIKKVRFLKIKLENKAYTLSPIIVFKNGNPLLYEENPIYFSEVLREILIFKYKNLFGVYPQDDRFVFYFKNKPLKEEINGFPVYKGCFEIIGSKDLIKLSYNTGLGNFNELGFGMISSDLYFWKKSTDTKLKNNNGNSS is encoded by the coding sequence ATGAGCGTTGTCAAGTTAAGATTGGAATTTCATTTAAATGATAATTTCTTTTTCGATAGAGGATATAAGCAAATTTTATCCGACTATTATTATGAGATTATAGGAAATAGATTGTTTGTTTTTTCGGACATAATACCCCAAAAAAAGAAAAACTCTGATGATGGTTTTTGGGCGATAGAAAAAGCTGCATTTGATTTTTCTACGGTACCTACTGAAAAACTATTAAATGTAGCAATGAATACCATGAAAAAACCTATACAGTTCAAATATGGTTCATTGGAGATAAAGAAGGTACGTTTTTTAAAAATAAAGCTAGAAAATAAAGCTTATACTTTGTCTCCAATTATAGTTTTTAAAAATGGTAATCCATTACTGTATGAAGAGAATCCTATATATTTCAGCGAAGTTTTAAGGGAGATTTTAATTTTCAAGTATAAAAATTTATTTGGTGTTTATCCCCAGGATGACCGATTTGTTTTTTATTTTAAAAACAAACCTCTTAAAGAAGAAATAAATGGATTTCCAGTTTATAAAGGTTGTTTTGAAATAATTGGTTCTAAAGATCTTATTAAACTTTCATATAATACAGGGCTTGGTAATTTTAATGAACTGGGTTTCGGAATGATATCAAGTGATTTGTATTTTTGGAAAAAATCAACTGACACAAAGTTGAAAAATAATAACGGAAATAGTAGTTGA
- the csm3 gene encoding type III-A CRISPR-associated RAMP protein Csm3 — translation MEELKFQGKYIITADIVAKTGLHIGSSESSLEIGGVDNSVIKDAQGRPYIPGSSLKGKMRALMEYAEGLINPDNLVFTVEKKDNKEESIRIHMCDKVDCPVCNIFGRNHGNHNFVNGGPKKIDSVITPTRLIVRDAYLIEESITKEMKENLDLDWTEVKFENNLDRITSNANPRQTERVPAGARFEGQFILNVLNDEGTKYLKKLLEAMELLEDDYLGGQGSRGYGRIAFENLKIVFRSKEFYEGTKDEEIVTQNCDCIREALNKLK, via the coding sequence ATGGAAGAGTTAAAGTTTCAGGGTAAATATATAATAACTGCTGATATAGTGGCTAAGACAGGATTACATATAGGTTCTTCTGAGAGCAGCCTTGAAATCGGTGGTGTGGATAATTCGGTTATAAAGGATGCTCAGGGAAGGCCTTATATCCCGGGCAGCAGTTTAAAAGGTAAAATGAGGGCGTTGATGGAGTATGCTGAAGGCCTTATAAACCCAGATAATTTAGTTTTTACGGTTGAGAAAAAAGACAACAAAGAAGAAAGTATAAGAATTCACATGTGCGATAAAGTGGATTGTCCTGTTTGTAATATTTTTGGAAGGAATCACGGAAATCATAATTTTGTCAATGGCGGTCCAAAAAAGATTGATAGTGTAATAACCCCTACAAGATTGATTGTAAGGGATGCTTATTTGATTGAGGAAAGTATTACTAAAGAGATGAAAGAGAATCTTGATTTAGATTGGACGGAGGTAAAGTTTGAGAACAATCTAGATAGAATAACATCCAATGCAAATCCTAGGCAAACAGAAAGGGTTCCGGCCGGAGCGCGATTTGAAGGACAGTTTATTTTAAATGTGTTAAATGACGAAGGAACAAAGTATTTAAAAAAATTGCTTGAAGCCATGGAGTTGTTAGAAGATGACTACCTGGGTGGGCAGGGAAGTAGAGGATATGGAAGAATTGCTTTTGAAAATTTAAAAATTGTTTTTAGAAGCAAGGAGTTTTATGAAGGTACAAAAGACGAAGAGATAGTAACTCAAAATTGTGATTGCATAAGAGAGGCATTAAATAAGTTAAAGTGA
- the csm5 gene encoding type III-A CRISPR-associated RAMP protein Csm5, whose protein sequence is MRYELEVISPLNIGNGTRIKDFEYFFRNGRVEYIDIYKLVKDVSKNEKRADYLINSFNRQDFRWSEIKEKIGLENLDKYISVVLEANGITDVKGEIIPVIKSAGRPYIPGSSIKGAIRSSITRSIWEDAGTYYKNQIDYTIRKKNNPKYKLDPKKLDDKAEEKVFGKPHNSPFRYLKISDSDILSNDSLNIYEVKIMNICNDRVKWFSLNKNYDKSEEALSVYIEAFKRGTKTYGSFNLDKKICDSFMVIEGNIVNYQILKMFKKLIREDINRYIEEEIVFFTKYGLTEIVDFYKNIKIRNDELRENEIMIQMGFATGYLGKTVGNYLNKSIKDIEKLKLVMPRTKVYTPLFPKTRRIIFKNGKPDCVPGWIKLTFEG, encoded by the coding sequence GTGAGGTACGAATTGGAAGTGATATCGCCGTTAAATATAGGAAACGGCACAAGGATTAAAGATTTCGAGTACTTTTTTAGGAACGGCAGGGTTGAGTATATAGATATTTACAAGCTTGTAAAGGATGTTAGTAAAAACGAAAAAAGAGCTGATTATCTCATAAATAGCTTCAATCGACAGGATTTTAGATGGAGTGAAATAAAAGAAAAGATTGGGCTTGAAAATTTGGATAAATATATTTCTGTAGTTTTAGAAGCTAACGGGATTACAGATGTAAAAGGAGAAATTATACCAGTAATTAAAAGTGCCGGGAGGCCTTATATTCCTGGATCTTCAATAAAAGGGGCGATAAGATCTTCAATTACAAGAAGTATTTGGGAAGATGCAGGTACATATTATAAAAATCAAATAGATTATACTATTAGAAAGAAAAATAATCCTAAATATAAATTAGACCCCAAAAAATTAGATGATAAAGCAGAAGAAAAGGTGTTTGGAAAACCACATAATTCACCGTTCAGATATCTAAAGATTTCTGACAGTGATATTTTGTCTAATGATAGTCTTAATATATATGAAGTTAAAATAATGAATATATGTAATGATAGAGTTAAATGGTTTAGCCTAAATAAAAACTACGATAAAAGCGAAGAGGCACTATCGGTTTATATAGAGGCTTTTAAAAGGGGGACCAAGACATATGGCAGTTTTAATCTGGATAAAAAAATATGTGATAGTTTTATGGTAATAGAAGGTAACATTGTAAATTACCAGATACTTAAGATGTTTAAAAAGCTGATAAGGGAGGATATAAATAGATATATAGAAGAGGAGATTGTTTTCTTTACGAAATATGGTTTAACTGAAATTGTAGATTTTTATAAAAACATTAAGATACGAAATGATGAATTAAGAGAAAATGAGATTATGATTCAAATGGGTTTTGCTACGGGATATTTAGGCAAGACTGTCGGTAATTATCTTAATAAGAGTATAAAAGACATTGAAAAATTGAAATTGGTTATGCCACGGACTAAAGTGTATACTCCACTGTTTCCTAAGACGAGGAGAATAATTTTCAAAAATGGGAAACCTGATTGCGTGCCAGGGTGGATTAAACTGACATTTGAAGGATGA
- the csm2 gene encoding type III-A CRISPR-associated protein Csm2, protein MPNDGVSVKDKKNKELDEKINEIKNKIMEKINDAIDVERDPKGDVFLFCAQETGRLLALKDVSVSQIRKVYSEARRIKYNEDGIYRLKILEAMLAYMAGRFNKQLKEFKDIFTKAIRIAEKNDDNLKRFIDFFQAVIAYHRAFGGDE, encoded by the coding sequence ATGCCAAATGATGGTGTAAGTGTAAAAGATAAAAAAAATAAAGAATTAGATGAAAAGATAAATGAAATTAAAAACAAAATAATGGAAAAAATTAATGATGCCATTGATGTAGAAAGAGATCCTAAAGGTGATGTTTTTTTGTTCTGTGCTCAAGAAACCGGCAGATTGCTTGCTTTGAAAGATGTGAGCGTATCGCAAATAAGAAAGGTTTATAGTGAGGCAAGGAGAATTAAATACAATGAAGATGGAATTTATAGACTAAAAATTTTAGAGGCTATGCTCGCATATATGGCAGGTAGGTTTAATAAACAACTTAAAGAATTTAAAGATATTTTTACAAAAGCTATTAGAATAGCAGAAAAAAACGATGACAATTTAAAGAGATTTATTGACTTTTTCCAAGCTGTTATTGCTTATCACAGAGCATTTGGTGGCGATGAGTAA
- the csx2 gene encoding TIGR02221 family CRISPR-associated protein: MKNILISLIGRGRKPDGGKGYIKTRYSFDNGEYISDETAFFGSALYRYLVGRGYDIDKWIIFGTNTSTWSEIIEAVNSVQHERLEEMYYKVLDEEENGITDKTLKQWECNISNFINVNLVAVDPLDYKAYINVLLNIITAGDEYKIFFDMTHAFRHMSTVLSFSLMYLKYLRDIKNIEVYYGALDMAKDAVKPVLKIDFINELFSLSTSFDLYKNSGYFPEILKDLGISNRENTYFKLELNRNPRNELREIVKELEKIVGSDNYKTETALCIKNQLSRLYELKYLDERMVERAKFFFDKKQYLKALVLLYEAIIILAGRAYQIPDKQNYEKREESRRRIKEEIKGIRDRKFIKRERMGEVFNLLEYTRNAAVHGSDPQGIQEYLEQRSYFESLFNEALDIYHEISNSLS, from the coding sequence ATGAAAAATATATTAATCTCTTTAATTGGGCGTGGGAGAAAACCAGATGGAGGTAAAGGATATATAAAAACGAGGTATAGTTTTGATAATGGTGAATATATAAGCGATGAAACGGCTTTTTTTGGTTCAGCATTGTATAGATACTTAGTAGGTAGAGGTTATGATATTGATAAGTGGATTATATTTGGTACTAATACTTCAACCTGGTCTGAAATTATTGAAGCAGTAAATAGCGTTCAACATGAAAGATTAGAAGAGATGTATTATAAAGTCTTAGATGAAGAAGAAAATGGGATAACTGATAAAACATTGAAGCAGTGGGAATGCAATATAAGCAATTTTATAAATGTAAATCTCGTCGCGGTTGATCCTTTAGATTATAAGGCCTATATCAACGTGTTGTTAAATATTATAACTGCTGGAGATGAATATAAAATCTTTTTTGACATGACTCACGCTTTCAGACATATGTCTACTGTTTTATCTTTTTCATTGATGTATTTAAAATACCTTCGAGATATTAAAAATATTGAAGTATACTATGGAGCTTTGGATATGGCAAAAGATGCTGTTAAACCCGTTTTAAAAATTGACTTCATAAATGAACTGTTCTCATTATCTACTTCTTTTGATCTGTATAAAAACTCCGGGTACTTTCCTGAAATATTAAAAGATCTTGGAATTTCAAACAGGGAAAATACATATTTCAAACTGGAACTAAATAGAAATCCAAGAAATGAGTTAAGAGAAATAGTAAAAGAATTGGAGAAAATAGTGGGAAGCGATAACTACAAAACAGAAACCGCACTATGCATTAAAAATCAACTGAGCAGATTATATGAGTTAAAGTATTTAGATGAAAGAATGGTAGAGAGGGCGAAATTTTTCTTTGACAAAAAGCAGTATTTAAAAGCACTGGTGTTGCTTTATGAGGCCATAATCATACTGGCGGGAAGGGCATATCAGATCCCAGATAAGCAAAATTACGAGAAAAGAGAAGAGAGCAGAAGAAGGATAAAAGAAGAAATAAAAGGTATTAGAGATAGAAAATTCATAAAAAGAGAGAGGATGGGAGAGGTTTTTAATCTTTTAGAATATACGAGAAATGCAGCGGTACATGGCTCTGATCCGCAGGGTATTCAGGAATATTTAGAGCAGCGTTCGTATTTTGAAAGTTTGTTTAATGAAGCGCTGGACATTTATCACGAAATAAGCAACAGTCTTAGTTAA
- the namA gene encoding NADPH dehydrogenase NamA translates to MSLLYTPIKIKDVLMKNRVMMSPMCMYSASADGMPNDWHLVHYATRAVGGVGLIMQEATAVESRGRITDRDLGIWDDAHIDGLKKIVSLCKSYGAAMGIQLAHAGRKCEVITEDVVAPSPIKAGENYKMPRELSVDDIRCIVTSFGMAARRADEAGYDIVEIHAAHGYLIHEFLSPLSNKRTDQYGGSLENRVRFLNEIIDEVRKYWPDNKPLFVRVSADDYIPGGINIDMMVDIVNHIKDRVDAIDVSSGGLLSAHIDVYPGYQIKYAQEIKSRCKIKTVAVGLITTPEMAEEIVSNKRADMVALGRELLRNPYWVLQSAGRLHTDVAWPVQYERAK, encoded by the coding sequence ATGAGCCTATTGTATACACCTATCAAAATAAAGGACGTACTTATGAAAAACAGGGTAATGATGTCACCCATGTGCATGTATTCTGCGTCCGCCGACGGTATGCCTAATGATTGGCATCTGGTTCATTACGCCACAAGGGCCGTAGGCGGTGTAGGTCTTATAATGCAAGAGGCCACGGCGGTAGAGAGCAGAGGCAGGATTACTGATCGTGATTTGGGTATATGGGACGATGCACATATAGATGGGTTAAAGAAAATAGTATCCCTATGTAAAAGCTACGGAGCTGCAATGGGTATACAGCTGGCCCATGCAGGTCGCAAGTGCGAGGTAATTACTGAAGATGTGGTGGCACCAAGCCCCATAAAGGCCGGTGAAAATTATAAGATGCCGAGAGAGCTATCCGTTGACGACATTCGCTGCATTGTCACGTCTTTTGGCATGGCTGCTAGAAGGGCTGATGAGGCAGGCTATGATATCGTGGAAATCCACGCGGCTCACGGATACCTGATTCACGAATTTTTATCACCTCTTTCTAACAAGCGGACGGACCAGTACGGCGGTAGCCTTGAAAACCGCGTGAGATTTTTAAATGAAATAATAGATGAAGTTAGAAAATATTGGCCTGATAACAAGCCTTTGTTTGTACGAGTCTCGGCTGATGATTATATACCAGGTGGCATAAACATAGATATGATGGTAGACATTGTAAACCACATTAAAGATAGAGTAGATGCAATTGATGTGAGCAGCGGAGGGCTGTTAAGCGCTCATATCGATGTTTACCCCGGCTATCAGATTAAATACGCTCAAGAGATAAAATCCAGATGCAAAATAAAGACTGTAGCAGTAGGGCTTATAACCACACCTGAAATGGCAGAGGAGATAGTTTCCAATAAAAGGGCGGATATGGTGGCACTTGGGAGAGAGCTGCTGAGAAATCCCTACTGGGTATTGCAGTCGGCAGGTCGCCTGCACACCGATGTTGCATGGCCTGTACAGTATGAAAGGGCCAAATAG